From the Oleiharenicola lentus genome, one window contains:
- the argS gene encoding arginine--tRNA ligase, translated as MSLPFNVAAHLDARLRAAADRLGLAGRGFDPEVRVADPAHGDYQANGALAFAKREKQNPRALAQQIVDQAAELSADFDLTLAGPGFINFRAKPASLLTWLSTHDSEEQLRAGASASHAGQTWVVDYSSPNTAKQMHVGHLRSAVIGEAICRLLAFTGAKVIRDNHLGDWGTQFGKLIYGYKRWVDDEALMTDPIEELERLYKLGHAATPDGSPELEEAKRELVKLQTGDAQNVALWKKFSDVSLAAFQQIYDRLGIVFDHNLGESFYNDKVERIYRELGETKLAETSEGALVVFHPEHPRFAKQPFLIRKADGASNYASTDLATALYRTEHFTADGIVVVTDFRQGDHFEQLFLTVKKWFAAKSYRLPELHHVTFGAVTGEDGKALKTRDGGVIKLKALLDEAEDRAFAIVTEKNPDLSEDERREIARAVGIGAVQYADLAQNRSSNYVFSWDKMLALEGNTAPYLLYAVARVRSIFRKAELDPAQPPVAGATAPETAQELALARKLVQFADAVKLATDQLRPHFLCLYLFELAGAYSAFYAADKVIVDDPAVRARRLLLCHRTLITLETGLHLLGLRTLERM; from the coding sequence ATGTCCCTCCCGTTCAACGTCGCCGCCCATCTCGATGCCCGCCTTCGGGCCGCTGCCGATCGTCTCGGCCTGGCCGGACGCGGCTTTGATCCCGAGGTCCGCGTGGCCGATCCGGCACATGGCGACTACCAGGCCAACGGCGCCCTCGCCTTCGCCAAACGCGAAAAACAAAACCCGCGCGCCCTCGCCCAGCAGATCGTGGATCAGGCGGCGGAATTGTCGGCCGATTTCGACCTCACGCTCGCCGGCCCGGGCTTCATCAATTTCCGCGCCAAGCCCGCCTCCCTGCTCACCTGGCTCAGCACCCACGATTCCGAGGAACAACTGCGCGCCGGCGCCTCCGCCAGCCACGCCGGCCAAACCTGGGTCGTTGACTACTCTTCGCCCAACACCGCGAAACAGATGCACGTCGGCCACCTGCGCTCCGCCGTGATCGGCGAGGCCATCTGTCGACTGCTAGCCTTCACCGGCGCGAAAGTCATCCGCGACAACCATCTCGGCGACTGGGGCACGCAGTTCGGCAAGCTCATCTACGGCTACAAGCGCTGGGTGGACGACGAGGCGCTGATGACCGACCCGATCGAGGAACTGGAGCGTCTCTACAAGCTCGGCCATGCCGCCACGCCCGACGGCTCGCCCGAGCTCGAGGAAGCCAAACGCGAACTCGTCAAGCTCCAGACCGGCGACGCGCAGAACGTCGCTCTCTGGAAAAAATTTTCCGACGTCAGCCTCGCGGCCTTCCAGCAGATCTACGACCGGCTCGGCATCGTGTTCGACCACAACCTCGGCGAGTCGTTCTACAACGACAAGGTCGAGCGCATCTACCGCGAACTGGGCGAGACCAAGCTCGCCGAGACCAGCGAGGGCGCCCTCGTGGTCTTTCACCCCGAGCACCCGCGCTTCGCCAAGCAGCCGTTTCTCATCCGCAAGGCGGACGGCGCGAGCAACTACGCCTCGACCGACCTCGCCACCGCACTTTACCGCACCGAGCACTTCACGGCCGATGGCATCGTCGTCGTCACCGACTTCCGCCAAGGCGACCATTTCGAGCAGCTCTTCCTCACGGTGAAGAAATGGTTCGCCGCGAAAAGCTACCGCCTGCCCGAGTTGCACCATGTGACCTTCGGCGCCGTGACCGGCGAGGACGGCAAGGCGCTCAAGACCCGCGACGGCGGCGTCATCAAGCTCAAGGCCCTGCTCGACGAGGCGGAAGACCGCGCCTTCGCGATCGTCACGGAGAAAAATCCCGACCTGTCCGAGGACGAGCGCCGCGAGATTGCGCGCGCCGTGGGCATCGGCGCCGTGCAATACGCCGACCTCGCGCAAAACCGCTCGAGCAACTACGTGTTTTCGTGGGACAAGATGCTGGCGCTCGAGGGCAACACCGCGCCCTACCTGCTCTACGCCGTGGCGCGCGTGCGTTCCATCTTCCGCAAAGCCGAGCTTGATCCCGCCCAGCCGCCGGTCGCCGGTGCCACCGCCCCCGAGACCGCGCAGGAACTCGCGCTGGCCCGCAAGCTCGTGCAGTTCGCCGACGCCGTGAAACTCGCCACCGACCAGCTCCGTCCGCACTTCCTCTGCCTCTACCTGTTCGAGCTGGCCGGCGCCTACAGCGCGTTCTACGCCGCCGACAAGGTCATCGTGGACGACCCGGCCGTGCGCGCCCGCCGCCTGCTGCTCTGCCACCGCACGCTCATCACGCTCGAGACCGGCCTGCACCTGCTCGGCCTGCGCACGCTGGAGAGAATGTGA
- a CDS encoding thymidine phosphorylase, translated as MRKRPIPTRRFIKPSFTSLIEKKRDGQEFTQEEIRYIIDSTLDGEMPQHQQAALLMAIYFANMSAQETAILTEEMMLSGEVIDLSHIAKPKIDKYSTGGVGDKTALVLAPLAMASGVVVPMMCGVEQEFVITTLEKLSAVPGFKSHMTIQHFQDQLARVGGAIAEQSTDLAPADKIFYDLRLETGTIPSLPLITGSVLSKKLAEGAEGLVIDVKWGNGSFIKDLEQAKQLARSMTRVGRSMKRRCVALVTDMNQPLGDTVGTALELKEAIALLKGEGPEDMKELVLKLGMEIVRLAGVAGSTLSAKQTVQRHLTDGSALEKFKDMIRAQGGDTSFIDHPEKFPTARHIRKLPAPKRGYVHTINAAMIAKGVSLLGAGKDPAHHNKIDYAVGVSEIKKVGTQVKQGEPLMMIHYNDEAKLEQALNYFKDAYRLAPKRPIPPPLVVERVA; from the coding sequence ATGAGAAAACGTCCCATTCCCACGCGTCGGTTCATCAAGCCGTCGTTTACTTCCCTGATTGAGAAGAAACGCGACGGCCAGGAATTCACGCAGGAAGAAATCCGCTACATCATCGACTCGACCCTCGACGGGGAGATGCCGCAGCACCAGCAGGCCGCCCTGCTGATGGCGATCTACTTCGCGAACATGTCGGCGCAGGAGACGGCGATTCTCACCGAGGAAATGATGCTGTCGGGCGAGGTCATTGACCTGTCCCACATCGCCAAGCCGAAGATCGACAAGTATTCGACCGGCGGCGTGGGCGACAAGACCGCCCTCGTGCTCGCCCCGCTCGCGATGGCCAGCGGCGTCGTGGTGCCGATGATGTGCGGTGTCGAACAGGAGTTCGTCATCACCACGCTGGAAAAGCTCTCGGCCGTCCCCGGCTTCAAGAGCCACATGACGATCCAGCACTTCCAGGATCAGCTCGCCCGTGTCGGCGGCGCGATCGCCGAACAGAGCACCGATCTCGCGCCGGCCGACAAGATTTTCTACGACCTGCGCCTCGAGACCGGCACCATCCCGAGCCTCCCGCTCATCACCGGCAGCGTGCTCTCCAAGAAGCTGGCCGAGGGCGCCGAGGGCCTCGTGATCGACGTGAAGTGGGGCAACGGCTCCTTCATCAAGGATCTCGAGCAGGCCAAGCAGCTCGCCCGTTCCATGACCCGCGTCGGCCGCTCCATGAAGCGCCGCTGCGTCGCGCTCGTCACCGACATGAACCAGCCGCTCGGCGACACCGTCGGCACCGCGCTCGAGCTCAAGGAGGCCATCGCGCTCCTGAAGGGCGAGGGCCCGGAGGACATGAAAGAGCTCGTGCTCAAGCTCGGCATGGAAATCGTGCGCCTCGCCGGCGTCGCGGGCTCCACGCTCTCGGCCAAGCAGACCGTGCAGCGCCACCTCACCGACGGCTCCGCGCTGGAGAAGTTCAAGGACATGATCCGCGCCCAGGGCGGTGACACGTCCTTCATCGACCACCCGGAGAAGTTCCCGACCGCGCGCCACATCCGCAAGCTGCCCGCCCCGAAGCGCGGCTACGTTCACACCATCAACGCCGCCATGATCGCCAAGGGCGTCTCGCTCCTCGGCGCCGGCAAGGACCCCGCGCACCACAACAAGATCGACTACGCCGTCGGCGTCTCGGAGATCAAGAAGGTCGGCACGCAGGTCAAGCAGGGCGAGCCGCTGATGATGATCCACTACAACGACGAGGCGAAGCTCGAGCAGGCGCTGAACTACTTCAAGGACGCCTACCGTCTCGCCCCGAAACGCCCGATCCCGCCCCCGCTCGTCGTCGAGCGCGTGGCGTAA